The sequence AAGCTGACCTTGCCCATCAGATCCCCTGCCAGATCGTGCCCAAGCAGCCGTATCTCTGTCGTGGTGGACGTCCCCAGAGAGGTGGGAAAGTTCAACGCGTCAGTTCCTGTTGTGGTTGTCATCATGCTCCATTGGTTGCTGTGGAAGGAACCGCCGAGGCCGCCAACCAGAGGCGGACCTCTTCGGTGTGTTCTCCCAGGTCCGGCGGTGCCATGTCATATCGGGCCGGGGTGGCTGAGAACGTGATGGGATTTCTGACCCCTGGAACCACCTTTGGCCCGCGACCAACCTGAACAACCGGTTCCAAGCCGAGCTTCTGGGCATATTCCACACCCTGTTTGATGGTGTTGATAGGTCCGTTGGCGACCCCGGCCTCGTTGAGCTTCTCGAACCAGTGTTCTGCTGTTTGTGTCTTCAGCCGCTCGACCAGCAGCGGACGCAGTTCCTCGCGACGAGCGGTCCTGTTTGCGTTCTCCGCGAACCGAGGATCCTCCGCAAGTTCCGGAACGCCCAGGACCCGACAGAGTTTCTGGAACTGTACGTTATTGCCCGCCGTGACAATGAGGTCGTCATCGGCTGTGGGCAGGGCTTCATATGGGAAAAGGCTTGGATGTGCATTTCCCATTCGGAAGGGAGTGACACCTCCGGCGACATAGGCTGACGTTTGATTCACCAGGCCGCTCATCGCCGACGCCATGAGGCTCGTTTCGATGTTCTGACCCTCGCCGGTGCGGTCACGGTGGTGCAGGGCGGCAAGAATACCAATTGCTGAATGCAGTCCTGCCATGACGTCGA comes from Paenarthrobacter sp. A20 and encodes:
- a CDS encoding CaiB/BaiF CoA-transferase family protein; protein product: MTSHTGDGPAHAPARPLDGIVIADFSRVLAGPYATMLLADMGAEVIKVESPTGDDTRSWVPPVRPDGVSTYYSAINRNKKSVVLDLKKGDDLSAAKELAARADVVIENFKPGGLKRFGLDYGSVRERNEAVIYCSISGFGTAEGASLPGYDLIVQAMSGLMSLTGDPHGEPYRAGISVFDVMAGLHSAIGILAALHHRDRTGEGQNIETSLMASAMSGLVNQTSAYVAGGVTPFRMGNAHPSLFPYEALPTADDDLIVTAGNNVQFQKLCRVLGVPELAEDPRFAENANRTARREELRPLLVERLKTQTAEHWFEKLNEAGVANGPINTIKQGVEYAQKLGLEPVVQVGRGPKVVPGVRNPITFSATPARYDMAPPDLGEHTEEVRLWLAASAVPSTATNGA